In Sander vitreus isolate 19-12246 chromosome 8, sanVit1, whole genome shotgun sequence, the genomic window atgcatgtgtgtgcatgtagagTATGAGTGTGAATTATTCCTGTAAAGGCCACAGAGCCCGTATGACAGTACAGTATTATAGTCTATTTGGGTGTTTACCTACCCATAGAAACATGCTGGGCATAGTAAAGCACCATCCCCTGGTCAGAGGCGAGAACAACAGTCTAGGCTTTCACTctacagacaaagacacaacacGAGCCTCCTTCACCACCCCGCATGCAAGTATAAAATGGGTGAATGGTGCGTTTTCAGGAGTATTTGGCATGCAGTTGCATTACAGTAAGATCACATCAGAGCCAGAGGCACAGAGACAGACTACACACTGTCTACCCGACATACCATGCCACGCCAGTCTGGGCATTTCTGCTTTTGTTCACCCCTCCTCCTTTTAGGAGCGACTACAGTCAGATCGATAACACTTCCAATATCTATCTCTATTGCTTTTCTGGCCTATTGATATCCCACTGTACTGCCCCGTCATGTTTATTCGACATAAGATAGCAACCAATCGTCCAGACACGCAATCAACAGTCCACGTTTATCCTACAGGGAGGAATGTACAGCCATTCGTGCGTACGTGGAgggttttctattttttctacCTGCGTGGAAGAAAGAATAATGCAAAGTAGCACTGTAAACAACGTGTCTGTcttatgtgcacacacagacgGGCACAGATGCGTCATAAAGTCCACCTATGGATAGAAACTGTATGATAATGGCCAAAAAGTTGTCATGTCATGCGTCTCTGCCCGCCCACTGTAGCCTGCACTCACCGTGCCTTTATCCTGTCGTGTTGTTCCTCACTGGATGAAACGGTCATGTAGCACTAATGCGAAGTGTTTACTGTTCGGGCTCAGCAGCTGGCTCCTCTACTGTTCCCCGCTGGTCTGCGCACCCACACGGGCATCAGGGTGCAGGCGGATGAAGGGTCCGACCTGCTGTGCTTTGGAGGGGGACTCATTCATGAGGCACGCGCCGCCACTCGCTCGCTCACTGGCTCGCCCCCGCTTTGTTTTGACGAGATGCAAAGCGAACCTGGGCTCGTGGACGCGCATTGTGGTTAAAATTGGATGCAAAAACAGGGGAATCACTGGGAttcaaaaggaaaacacaaaatgagtAATATCATGCCCTGGACAAAGTGTTTACTTAGGGTTATTATGCATCAAGTATTAAAAGCAGACTGTAAGAGAAATATTATAACTGGCACATATTACCCCAACCCCAACACAGGATGAGGTACTATATTTGAATAGCACCAACGTAGCTAAAGGCAGGTGTGCAGACATTGGAGAAAGGGCTACATGTGTGCCACGCTGCCTTGGACTCCTGCATATTGCTGTAGGAATACAGTGGAAGGTAGTCGGCTACACGCAGCAGCATTGACCCCAATAGATACCGTTTAACACAGTGGGTGTTTTGCCATCTGTCAAAGCAGGCGCGGGCATTTGGCAGATAATCCCCTATTTCCATGGGTCGTTATGTAAATAAATGGGTCTCGTGAGAAACGTTACTGGCATTATAAAAATCACTGAAATTAGACGTAGGCCTACAGAACATTTTAGTTGCCCCACCAATACATGAGAATGACATCTTTGCATGATAAAAAAAGCTATgcaaaacagcaaatatgacatATGCATGTTGTGAGAATCTGTTCTCGCAGTAAATCGCTCTGTATAAAGAGGCGCAgattaacatactgtataggCCAATCCAAATAGACATAGCCTATTATTTAACCCAGATTCAGTTGTTTCTGTACAGATAATTAATTCTACGATTTATTCTGAGTGAAAACATGCAAAATTGGCCTAGTGTAATTTAAAAGTAAAGCATCTTTCTAAAAGTATTACCCAACATTGAAATAACATCACGATTAACAGGACAGTAATATTGCTAATTTGTCACACTTCCACTGTCGGAATTCAACAGTGTGACACCCAGCGGAAGTATACAGGAGTGATGGTAGCTTTAGCTGAATCCGAATGCAGCTGGAAGACTGTGTTGTAGTCCTAAGTATTTCAGTTGTAGTACTATGCAGTATCTTAGACAAATGAATATGATTGAGAACATATGAAGttggttaaaaataaatggctgtttacatttgaaacatttaaattagCCAGTAATttagagcagggatcttcaacagggggtccagggggggcctccaaatttttcaaaaatgaaaaagtcttaacatgattccaacatattattagcaaatataaatccccactgatgataggcttactggccaaTAGGTaatgtagtcactaaggtagccatccacagatacagttcatcccaaaggatTGACTGTTTCACATGTGTTTCACATTTAAgggttaacattaaaacatgatttataaaatcatgccaacaattattaagCTATTTGAATaacttagtattctatgcaaaaaaaggtatCTATAAatgctttaggctgccctaaaAGTTATTGTAGGACCagattaatatgcaacttcattttatacaatatatgtagtagggggtccctgatccgtctctctttcagttaaggggcccttggcttaaaaaacgttgaagacccctgatgtAGAGAAAGCTttggagaagagagaaaaaaagctctTTCCCAAGATAATCTGCATAAATCAGTTTTTTATGTCAATATTTTGCTAATTTGGGAtactgtttttgttctgttttttatttatttattttgtttgtgttttgtttttgtttttttttacttttttttcacatgcatgCATAATTGCACAGTTATGCAATATGTGCATCTTTCTATATACATTAAATTATGTTTGAACAGCATTTTCGGAACAACCACAGTCTTTTATATCATGGGAGTCTTTGTTTAACAGTGAGTGCACAGTAGTGGCTGTAAAACTAATGGTGTGATGTGGATGACCGTGTGTATAAGAGCATTTTCCTGATGTCATTTGCAAAAGACCAGCATCCTGCAGTTATTTCTAGTGTGTAACACGGGAATAAGCAGCTAGTCGAGTTGGACTTCAAAAGACTGACAGGCTGGTCTAAATTTGTGTTTCAACCACTttctatttgttattttttttaatgaaaaattcTGTAATTACTGTAACCAAATTCATTTGTGGGATGAAGCGAGATTAGATAGACGATATCCTTACTAGTGACGTTAAAACAGACgttttaaataaaatgccatCAATTATTGCGGAAAGAAAAGCTGCCGCATTTCCACTGTCGGAACTTAACACTGTGACACCCAGCGGAAGTAAACAACAAGGGCGCTTACCTTAGCttagtatttcagttgcaacaaTGGCTGCAGTTCAGTGTTTGAGACAGTTTGTCAACGAGCGACTACTTGCTGCTGTGAAGAAATATTCGGagtttttgaaaaaactatCATCTTTGGTTTATTAAATAGTAGCAAATTTCCTTGGATTCCACGGAATAAAGCGAGATCGATGTACATACTTTCTACTGGTGTTACAAGTTTAGAATCAAATGAATGCCATCAGTTCAAAGCGGAAAGAAAAGCTGCCGCACTTCCGCTGTCGGAACGTAACAGTGTAACACCTTATGGAAGTAAACAACAGAAGCGCTTGTAGCTGTAACTGCATGCAAGCAGACGTGAAGCTGATACTGTGGTCGTAGTGCAGAAAATTATTCCAGTTACAATTAAGAAACAATGTCTGCAGTTCAGTATTTGAGACAGTTTGTCAACAAGCGactaactgcggctgctgaagaAATATTCGGAGTTTTTGAAAAAGCTATCGTCGAGTACAAAGAAGAGATCGATCGTCAGCGCAGACTGCTGGATGTCGTTTGGAAACCTGAAATCAAGTTACACAGGATAGGTGTGTAAAACCTTATGGTTTTTAAAAACTAACAGGAATTTGACTCATATAGGATCCTAATGGTTTCAACGACATAACGTTAcgtgttgtgtttatttcttCTACCATCACAGTAACATTAGTATCCTATtacttttcatcttttttccCTTAAGAGCTCCCACAGCAACATGTCtgtaaggaggaggaggaggaggttctCGCTGACCAGCAGCAGCTCTGTATTCAGGAGAGGAACTCCAGTGTGGACCAAGAGGAGCCAGAGCCTCCACAGATTAAagaggaggaacaggaggaactctgCACCAgtgaggagggagagcagcttgaACTGAAGCAGGAGACTGATGCCTTTATGTTGACTCCTACTCATGGTGAAAGTGAAGACCAGACTCTGAACTTAAGTATCAGTGTGGTGGAGGAACAGCCTCTAAACTACATTTCAGTTAAAAGCTCTGTGGTACCGAAACATAACTGTGACCCCTGTCTCCTCTCTCACAACTCTCATGAAGCTGAGAGCCAAAATCAGAGTGGAGGCAAGCATGGAGACTCAGGATCAACCAGAAATGCAGAGCCAGAACcaaagaaaagacaacacaaaagcaACAGTCACAGTAACAATGTAAACAACTCTAACTTGTCAAGGATTCAACGTAAAACTCAAACAGgtaaaaagtctttaaaatgtcacatgTGTGAGAAAGATTTCCGGAATAATTCAGAATTGCAGAAACACCTAAAAGTCCACACAAATGAGAAGCCATATTCTTGCAAAGCATGTGGGAAAGATTTCAGATCTACCAATAACTTAAAAGcccacatgagaatccacacaggtgagaagccGTATTCTTGCAAAACATGTGGGAAATATTTCCGATCTAGCAGTCACGTGATAGGCCACATGAGAATTCACACAGGGGAGAAGCCGTATATTTGCGAAACATGTGGTAAAGCTTTCAGACTTGGTGGTCACTTGATACgccacatgagaatccacacaggtgagaagccGTACCTTTGCAATACCTGTGGGAAAGGATTCTGTTCCATTTCAGGATTGAAaagacacatgagaatccacacaggtgagaagccGATTACTTGTGAAACATGTGGAAAAGATTTCAGATGTAGCAGTAACTTAAAAAGCCACATGAGATtccacacaggtgagaagccAAACCTTTGCAAGACCTGCAGTAAAGGATTTTGTGCCTTTTCAGGGTTGAAAAGACatatgagaatccacacaggtcAGAAGTCTTATACTTGCAAGACATGTGGGAGATCTTTCAGATGTATCACTAACTTAAAAGGTCACATGAAAACGCATGCGGGTGAAAAGTTGGACAACTGCAGCGCAGGGGTTCCAATTGTAGTCACACCCATTCAGGTGAGAAGCTCTATAACTCGAAAACATATGGAAATATTTCAGAATGAATAGTGACTTGTTGGTTAACATGACTTCTCAAGCCAACACTGGTGAGAAACCATATTTTTGCATAACATgttgaagaaaaacatttttgtttaatttttaaatgtatatggGCAGTAAGAACTTCACCTGTATGTGCCCTTCAGGTTGAGACAGGAGAAATCCCACTGGGTTTATGCAGGAAAGAGCTTTGGTCAACTATTGGATACATTTAGTGGTCATGGAGATGACACCCAACCAGGCCTGCTACAGACCAgctgggagagggagaggacatCAAAATGTAGTTTTTGCTGGACAGGAGATGCAGCAGCAAGATATTTGGGAGTAtttggaaagttttttttttccagaaacacTGTTGGTAGATTTTAGACTACTTCAAATGAAGGCAAGAAATAAAAGTGCAGATTTAGTGAGTTAGTAAGTTATAAGGAATATAAATATTAGATTGGAGATTCAAATGTATTGCCATTGCACAGAGTACGAGTAGGCTTACtaagacaacaaaatgcagtttagcATCTAACCAGAAGTACAGAAAAGCAGTAAAATGCAGAGTAAAGTACAGAAGAGaataaacaaaatgttgaataaaCATTAAGGTTTATGAATACACTAGATATTAAAATGAATTGGCCAAAGAAGTGGGAAGGGAATGATACGTATTCTCTTTTGTATGCAGACATCGTTTCACTGTCACCTTCCAAAGACAAAATGCAGCAGATGCTCTCCTACTCTGAGTGGTGTAATACATGGAGATTGtttattaaaacagaaaaaaaaatccctttagAAAACCCTCATCTACCTGCAGTACCTAGTGTAAAGATTGATTACATAACAATTTCATAAAAGGTGATTTAAGATGATTTAATgataaaagatttttttcaatgacattttttatgtgctcaGTTGAGATCTGATATCTTACCTTGACTGTTGAAAGTGGACGGTATGTTAATCTAGAAGAAGAAAAGCGAATCTGTCTGTGTTGTCAGACCGACTGTGCTTTTAAATATGAACAGTGCGATGCGTtgtttaggaaaataaaaattaatattcattttgtaaatatggCTGTTTACATGTGAAACATATACATTAGCCAGTAATGTAGAGAAAGCttgggagaagagagaaaaaaaactatttaccaAGATAATCTGTAGATATCTAATAGTTTTCTTATGTGAACAGCTATTCGGGAtactgtttttgttctgttttttttgtttctgctctttttccttttccacaTGCTTTGTATATGCAAGACTGGAAGATGTATGTGAAATAGTGATGTCTTGTAATCCCTtgtggcatgacacagaaacaaaaataaatctataGTTAATTAGTCAGATAGTTATAGTGTAATTCCCTGTTGCAGAGACACCTGATAATCCACACAGATGGGAAGCAGTCTACTTGCAAAATTTGGTGGTCATATTAATATATTCTTTCAATGTATCATTATATAATGGGCAACCAAATACAGCTATCATTATGAGCCCGTTCAACTTTTATTTGGCCTTTGCCATTTGTTGATACTTTACATAGTTTTAGTATTAGGccagtcattttaagccaaaatggGGGTCAACCttgaacaaattgcaacagaagcaaactcaactgattttgtatcctcaatatgtcctgagtaaggaaaaaaaaagccaggaagaatcccattaggggaaagtttcgaaaaagacccaaatatagcctattcatacgcctattcattctttttctcacgtgaatagggtaaacattttaaactttaGATACCACCATGAAAATTACTGAGTtcattacttacattaagacaaacaaaaaatgtattacaagttttttaaattgttaacatgggcaaacggTGCATAATCTAATTACGTATGTggtaatttgcataaataccataacagatctaaacattaggtatagccaggtgaaaatgtcttattgaatcttgttgacatcTTACAATGAAAGACTTCATGTTAAGGTCTGAATGGAACCCATTTAGGCTACCCATGAACATTAATACATAGAGGCAGACAGGGGCGCTGCCAGCAATTTTGGGCtccatgacaaaaaatcaaattgggcccccctctgcgcagctgttgtcaccacatctctaggacctaactgtcccatcaaaagctttacataactctaattaaaggcttgcaactgtcttgcttcttgtagttcaatactagtactagaatttgacaaaatggaaaattctctttacaaaattattattattagttattataattattaatgaaagagAAATCCTCACAGtctccctgcaatgatgctaactggcatgtcattgaacacaatgttgctcaccttcttcactgggacagggaggggcacagttagggggagactggggtgctgctgactcatctgttgttaagtctgctaaaaagggcagggacaatgatttaatatgaatatcttgctaaacgtttccctgcactgattaaatggtgattaaatgtaggctaacactagtctgtagctagctagcttatttcactatggacattaagccaacaggttaataccactcacagactataggctacccacctttcttggtgaaaaactgggttacagtttgacacactttcctttgtctttcctctctctctcttttctctctttccttttttgaaaaccagactttgatttaacgttacttgacaacattgtggtcactgtagttctgccgcatctactgactgcaactaaacaccgtcactgagtgCTCTACGGCaagaccaaaccatttcatgcagatataGGGAGGTGGTCGGtctatatggatgtttactttttggtcaatggggatatttaacttttactgccaaaaacaaagagaccattaattgtattattatatttgaaatatatatactgaatgatgatggtttaatatttttatattagtttttacctattttttgggggcccctgtcagtcatgggcccttggaattgtcctaactgtCCTAAAACTGGATATTGATTTTGTAAATATGGATCATGCACAAAAACTGAGGTGGCTGTTTACATGTGAAACATATACATTAGCCAGTAATGTGGAGAAAGCCTGGGAGAAGAGAATAAAGCTCTTTGTATTTTTCCGTTTCCCCATGCTGAAGTATACACAAGACTGGAAGATGTATGTAAAATAGTgatgtcttgtaatcccatgtgggatgggacagatgtttggcatgacacagaaacaaaaataaatgaatgagtaTGAGCAGTATTGGCAGtatgaacagtattaaagtattAACAGTCGTACGAATATGCCAATATATAAACCATAGAAGAAAGCAGTGCTGTGAGTATGGAAAATGGCCCTACGTAAACAtgagtttatgttttttttcggggttttttgtggcattttggcctttaatggataggataGTTGCAGCCAGGAaagcggggagagagagagagagggggataacacatgcagcaaagggccacatgttggattcaaaccctgtGACTGAGCCTTTGCGCgggcgctctaccaggtgagctaccaaggCGCCCCAtgaatttaatgttttaatcgcaagtttcaagtcttcttcaatacagcaaaATGTTCATGTTGTAAATTATATTCCcatatattttaaaattgatGATAAAGCAGTTTATACTTTAAGGGTGTGGCTACAggccgacctgtcaatcatgacagagaCCTAGCAATGCTAACCGTGGgtctgtgtacattaaaatagctgtgGACTTTTTTAGTTCACCTacctttttatcattttattttacctaTATGTAAACAATAAATGTCTTATTTACTCTAAAATGACGTGTGGAAAGTGCT contains:
- the LOC144522021 gene encoding uncharacterized protein LOC144522021 isoform X3, with the protein product MSAVQYLRQFVNKRLTAAAEEIFGVFEKAIVEYKEEIDRQRRLLDVVWKPEIKLHRIELPQQHVCKEEEEEVLADQQQLCIQERNSSVDQEEPEPPQIKEEEQEELCTSEEGEQLELKQETDAFMLTPTHGESEDQTLNLSISVVEEQPLNYISVKSSVVPKHNCDPCLLSHNSHEAESQNQSGGKHGDSGSTRNAEPEPKKRQHKSNSHSNNVNNSNLSRIQRKTQTG
- the LOC144522021 gene encoding uncharacterized protein LOC144522021 isoform X2, whose protein sequence is MSAVQYLRQFVNKRLTAAAEEIFGVFEKAIVEYKEEIDRQRRLLDVVWKPEIKLHRIELPQQHVCKEEEEEVLADQQQLCIQERNSSVDQEEPEPPQIKEEEQEELCTSEEGEQLELKQETDAFMLTPTHGESEDQTLNLSISVVEEQPLNYISVKSSVVPKHNCDPCLLSHNSHEAESQNQSGGKHGDSGSTRNAEPEPKKRQHKSNSHSNNVNNSNLSRIQRKTQTGAARGENFRLLNSHTAGC